The Ziziphus jujuba cultivar Dongzao chromosome 3, ASM3175591v1 region ttAGATAAGATTCATTTCCAtgattttgttgttattatttgttCTTATCCTACTGATTTATTAATAGATCCTAGATATTCATTTTGCTAGTATTCTGTAACTACCGGCTTCTATATATTTTGACAATGGACTGATTTGGTCACTTTGGATAAGTTACTGTTCCTCACTGTCAGGGTCAAAGTTGGTATTTGAGTCTTCCAagttaaatctatatatatatagaactatGATTAACAGGGTAACTTATTAATATAGTTTTTGTAAAATTAGTGGCGTGTACATTGAGAAGTATTAGTAAAAATGAAGAGATGGTGTGGTTATTGGAGTGGGCAAATTATGATGGTGATATTCTTATGCCTAGTCATATTTGATGGAGTTTCTGCATCAACTGGAAGGATATTGATGAATGATGTTGATATACAGAGCCATAGAAGAAACCTGCTTGCCAATGGTATTGGTATTACTCCTCCCATGGGGTAAGTTTATGCCATATACTATAATCTATTATATGATAATATTGTTATCCATCtcctaaaattatttaaggTAAACCAgtatatatttttgcatttcaaaTTCATTACAATATATGTTATACTTCTAACTGACTGATATGTAAGTTCATCTATAGCACTACTTTTGGTTTTCATTCTCCTATACTTCTATTTCAATCCTTGAAAAACTTGTGGGGTTCAGAATTTTCTAATATagtaatgtgtgtgtgtgtgtgtgtgtgtgtgtgtgtgtaatattatattttttttgtggagGATAGATGGAatagttggaaccatttcagcTGCAACATTGATGAGCAAATGATCAAAGAAACTGGTAAGTAGTTactttcttttccctttcaaAACGATTAAACTATTActgattttacaaattaaattgtattattcttatacatatatagcatagtaataaataaaagggaaattgatttggtttgacatttctctgttttctttcctttttggtTATTTTGGTTTGACAGCTGATGCTATGGTTTCCACTGGTCTTTCCAAACTTGGATATACCTATGTTAATATTGGTATGTgcttctcacttttttttttttttttctttttacataaaTTTCTTAACCATTATTGTGAACAAATATAGCTAAGCTGAAAGAAACTTcattttttgccattttatttagATGATTGTTGGGCTGAAATACATCGTGACACCgaggtaaaaaaatttttatctaaATAACAACTAtactatataatttaatttagttgcaaacaaaattttaggcgtaaatattaattattgaagAAATTTGAAATCCAGGGTAACCTAATTCCAAGAAGGTCAACATTTCCATCTGGGATGAAAGCTCTTGCAGATTATGTCCATAGCAAAGGTCTTAAATTGGGAATCTATTCGGATGCAGGGTAacattgactttttgactctacTATACCCTTCACAATTCACCCagcttcttttttaaaataaataaataaataaaacaaaacataaaaaacaaaaattcattaatgTACAAATCTATTTATCTCTACTTAATTGGCAGGTATTATACTTGTAGTACAACCATGCCTGGTTCACTTGGTCATGAAATACAAGATGCCAAAACCTTTGCTGAATGGGTATGATGAAATTTCTGGTGAtcaaattcattattaattcgaaaataaaaaatgtttatatgttAATCTGCTGCCAAAttttgaccatatatatatgccaTTTCCTTTGCAGGGTATTGATTATTTGAAGTATGATAATTGTCACAATGATGGCACAAGACCAACTGTTAggtaattaatgtaaaaaattaaaaatgcctAACATATAATATGTAGTACCATTTTTCGTTTATCAatgtttgaaatatttttcttcttaatatTGTTGTAGATACCCTGCAATGACCCGAGCTATTATGAGAACGGGTCGCccaatctttctctctctatgtgAATGGTAATGCTATTTGTCATCAAGAGCTATTGAACCGTGTTGAATTGTGCTTTAGAGAGATGAATTTAActtccatttttctttgttttattgttgTATTAGGGGTGATATGCACCCTGCTAAATGGGGTGCTAAGTTAGGAAATAGCTGGAGAACTACCCGCGACATTTCCGATACATGGGAAACGTAAGATGAATTTctctccctttttcttttccctttttttttttttccccctaagaACCAAGCATAGGCCTAAGCTTTAAGTTTGAAACATTGATCCCAGAAAATTAATtagctttgcttttttttttttttttattctttttcagtATGTTGTCTAGAGCTGATATGAATGAGATGTATGCAGACTATGCAAGGCCAGGGGGTTGGAATGGTTGGTATCAAGTTtctattattgtattatttttttttctaaatcaaTAGCATTGGTTTTTTTAAAGTATGTTTTAGATTGTTTCTCTCGGTGGCAAAAgctattaattttatcaaataataataatggctgTTTGATACAGATCCTGACATGCTTGAAGTGGGAAATGGAGGGATGAGTAAAAATGAATACATAGTGCATTTTAGCTTATGGGCCATTTCCAAGGCTCCTCTTCTCATTGGTTGTGATGTGAGAAATATGTCACAAGACACAATGGATATCATTTTTAACAAAGAAGTCATTGCTATTAACCAAGGTATATTTATAATACTAATTGCATCTACTTTTTACTATTTGGTTGAAAAATATAGTAAATTTCAATTAaagctttgtttttttctatgacAGATTCACTTGGTGTCCAAGCTAAAAAGGTCAGAGCTGAAGGGGATATTGAGGTAAAGTTtcctaaaaaatttattattattatattattactcaatcattatttaagaaaatagtGACAACTTTGATAACAATAATGCATTTTGTAACAGATTTGGGCAGGACCTCTTTCAGGCTACAGAGTAGCTGTAGTTCTACTTAACCGAGGGGATTGGCATCGTTCTGTTACAGCTGAATGGGAAGACATTGGAATTCCCTCTGAAACTCATGTGGAAGTTAGAGATGTTTGGGAGGTGatataaaacatttttattgttctacattttgtttttggttttcattttattttatttatttatttatttatttatttctaacaATCTACTCTACGTTATATATGTTTTGTTGTGCAGCACAAGACATTGAAGAAAGAATTTCTTGGAAACTTAACAGCCACTTTGTATCAACGTTCATGCAAAATGTATGTGTTCAAGCCAAAGCCAATTTCCAATGAAGTATGATCACCAAATTATCTTTTACATTTGCAAAACATGATTAATTTtggtttaataatataatttggaaGACTATTTCTTTCATCTGCTTAGTTTCAACTTATTATCTTTAgttgtctttctttctttctttttttttctttttcttttttttttttttttttttgtatcaaGGTACAagtaatttgttaatttatttgttttaacatTTGTCACagctacttttattttattaagagCAAAGTATTTGATactattaattttgtttctatTGAGAATTAATTCCTTGAAATTGTAAGATAATGGCTATTACAAAACTAAACCCCCAGCTTCTTCTTTGTATAAAATCATATtgattacaaaataataaattactaaaTTGCCTTTGATttccatagatatatatatatattccaaaatatttctataaaagttgagattcaaaacaaattataagCAAACAAAGAatgtatattatgtatatattcaaattattcATTTCTCATGATCTTCATCCATGAATTTGGCCATCCTAATTAAGAAAGTAGGTAGCTGATCATGacgcaaaaattaattaagaccatcaaatgaaaattacatgtagaacatataaaataataaattttattttcttctgatAAATTGAAAGCATGTAATTGATGAAAGATAATACAAAAAAAGATACATATTCCATCTTACATGCTGTATTTACATATCTCGTTCATAAGTTCATTAGTAAAATTAACACAACTAATTAATTAAGCTAGTTAGTTATATcccaaatcaaatttttttttagctctAAATGTTGTTGATAACATATGATTAATGATAATTAATCATAAGCTAAAAATTCTGTCTTCTATCCATGTACCAAGGTATTTGACCAAGATTTTTGACAAAACATCCTAATAGTTAATTGTATCTTATCTAACTGCGATAAAACCCTTATTAAAGTATTGTTCCCTTATTAGAGTaccttttcatttttgtatACCTATTTAACCGCTAGGgtagtttttcaaaaaaacttgGTCAAATATATTGGTACAAGGAACGGACTCGAACAGACCCCCCAAGTTGATTAGAAGTCTCTAATCAATGAAATTAAACATAATATCAAAAGTACCTACGAGACATGAAGAAGTTAAAATCATGATGTTGGAATTTATGTTGCTTCAACCAAGAATTTGCAGCATTGAGGTAAGAGCCAACCCTCTCTTCGTCCGATATATTGCTGTTTATCCAAAGCTCCCCAAACATCTTATAAGTTGCCACTCCAAATGGAGAAAAACTTGTTCCActgccttcttcttctttcattgTAAACTTTTCTCCTTCATCACATAATTCCATTAAACTAGTGCATTTAAAGTACTTCTCATCTTCCTTTGCCATGCTACTGGGACCTAATTCAACAACAACATCCAATCCTTAAATCAACAACTCTGCTATCAGGTATCCTCAATTGGAACTGGTTTTTAAAACAAGGgtctcaattataaaatattgaaacctTTTTCCCCCACTAAGGAGACAGTGATACCActcaacttatatatatatatatatatagatatatatatatatatatatagagagagagagagagagagagcatacatatatagaaattttcaaGTCTCAACTTTCAATTGCTTCAAGGGTTGAGAACTAAAGATATATTTTTGATTTATATGAATCTGGATAAGGTATAAAGCTTTAGCATTTTACTAGACTAAATTCCAAATACATCTTTAAAGTTTAACGCTTGAAGCAATTTAAAAACTGTTAATAAGCTGATGGTAAAAGTCATCAGGAAGTCATGATCAGAAAATGATTGTatgcttttatatattaattaaaaaaaaaaaactgataacCCACCTTGTAAGGAAGAAAAAGTGTGATATGTAAGAAAACATGCAGATAATCCCTTCACGTTCTTTGTTAATGGAATCTGATAAATGGGGTACCTAGGAAGCATTGAAGACCAATTTGAGaaaagtttttaatatatgcaacaaaacTTTATATCAACAACTCCAGTCATGCAACAAAATACTGATCAAGCAGTACTTAATCGAGACaacaatattttagttaatCTTCCACTGGCATGCAAAATGAAATTTATGTTTCCTAACTGAGCAAGTTTAGAAGCTGCAAATTCAGAGTTTATAAGAAATAATCCCACATACATACCAAGCTATAGCCATCCAACTATAAGGAGAAAGATCTCTGCTTTGAAACTTGAGTAAACCAGGATAGTTCTCAGCTAATTCATTGATCTGATTAAGCACATATAAAACAACAAAAGCATATATAATCAAATGATAATATACATTGTAGCTTCttaatctttaattaattaatttaaatggtCTAAACTATAAATTAGGAATGCATAATATCAATATACCTTTTCAGTAAGAGGAAGTCTATCATGAGGACTGGATGTCTCATTGTACTGGCAATACAGATGGCCAAAGTGATCAACTGTATTTCGATCATGATTGTGATGATCATGATGATCGTGTTCATGTTCGTGGTCATGAAGACGGTCATGAATAAAATCATCTGAAGTAGAAGTGATGTCTGAGTTCCTACTTGAGTAGTTACTCAAAGACACTGAAATTTGATCATCGCTACTACTCTCACTGTCATCGGTACTCCATGACTCGCTACTCTCCTGTTTTGCCAACACCCTCCTTGCATCAAAATCAGTTTGTGATTGCCATTATCAGTACGAATTGAGAGCTTTCTTGAACAATAATTGAACTAACTTGAACAGTTTGAGAAGAAAATTAACAAGAAGCAAGCAAAAATGAGCCTGAAGTGGTAtaaagatgtatatatatatatatatatatctaattaattatttattatagtaAGGATTCTTTCATTTTGACCGTTCTAATGGAAAATTATCAAGGCATCTCTTTCAGTTCTTGAATTgtttccaaatttaaaatttaaaaatgcatttttgattgaaatgaaaatatattatattattttcttgaagTTTTAATGTCATTAGATTCATATAGCCAAAgcttacattttaaattttaaaatcaatcccaagagttaataataaaaatttaatggttttatcattaaaatattgtaATAGAAAAATGACTACATGTTATATATACCTGGAAGTGGAACAAATGAATGGCTTTTTGGTATAAAATTGGAGAGCTGATAAGGATGGAGAATAATACTGTAAGACACTGTCACCATTATTCAAGAGAATTGGAACCCCAACACCAAACAAACTCCATTCAACGTACAATTTCCAAAGCTCATTTAAGGAGAAGTCCTGATCAGCGACACCCACTCtctgatcttcatcatcatcatcatcatcatttagcACTTCTGTACTACTTGTCTACAGAATCAATCGATGTATACATATGCATAAGATTTTGATCattcaaataaacaaacaacaaattatATAGTTATCCTTTGAATTTAGCTAGCTgaagcttttatatatatatatatatatagccacaGCAGAAAATTCCATTTATAACATTTATTCTATCTAAAACCCATTTGCCTATTTACTATACtactccaaaataaattaataaaaataaaaaccacccaATATTTGCCTATTTTGATATATGGTTATATAATTAGTTATGAAAAGGGGAAAAGGTAATTAAGCTGACAATGGTTaatttttatgcaaaatgtACCATGTATATACTGATACGTACACTGATagaaatatttttggatatgtaTTAGACCCTTTTTTgctaagaaaatcaaaaaagggCTAAAATCAGAATGCTATCTAACTCTTAtagctaattaattaatcaaaacatAAAAGACTTTGTCATCAGCATATCAGCAAATGGAtaagtttaagaaaaaaaaatcaagaagaaATGGAAATTAAAGAAAGGGGAGAGTGGAACCTTTGAGGGAACATGAATGGTGGGAGTGACAGATTGAAGAAAACATTGGAAGTTTGAATATGTATATGAATTGGATAGAAGAGGAATGTCCCAGGGAGAGAATCTCATAATTTTATCTTCTGCTTCAATCTAAAAtcccaaatctctctctctttctctctctctctctctccctccccaAAAGGGTCTCTCTGAACCACCATAAACAAAATTAAGCAAAGCAGCTGTTATTGGGTAGAGGGTGGTGGtggggctttttctttttccttttttcttctgaGCATAGAATAGATATATTGGTCATGGATGTATAGCAGGATTGGCAGGgatttggtaattaattaaattacaaaattagaaaaatgtaatttaaaaaagaaaatgtaaaacaACTCCTTTTTTCCTCTTGCTCCCATTTTTCCCACTTAATAATTGCTAATCTTCTATAAGCACTTAATTCAAGCATAAAAGCCAGATATGTTTTTCCTTTATTGCATGCAAAACATTTGGCTTCcttatttgtttttcctttggaaatattaatataatttatacaatatggcattcaataagaagaaaatggagcaaaattaattaagaacaaaacaaaacttcCAAGTACTTATGTATATTGTTGAcctagaaaaaataatttaaaaataaaaaacaaaagtatatatatatatatatataagtatatatttttttaatatatgaggAGGCTTGAAATGTATATAGCTGTAGATGTAGTGAATATAAACCTCCACGTTGGCGATTTTGACTGGGTTTGTCATGCAGTGTGAGGTAAATAAAAAATCCGTGGGTGGGGTGGCAGCTTTTTTTCTTAGCAtccaaacaaaaaccaaacCAGAATTCTGAACCTGAAACTGAAGAAGTCGCAGATTGTATTAGAGATTTGGAGAGACCTCCAGACAGAGACTAAaagtttaataatattaatgactAGTAACGCAAATCTGTCGTTATAACCTCCTTTTAGATTTCAGTCCCTCAAAGCCTTTAATTCTTTCATCGCTAATcggtaaaattttcaattttttctctctCACATGAAAAAAATGGTTActtttctttctcaacattAATTATGCACATTAAGTCAATTCGTTTGGTCAATTCTTCTCTAAATGTGAGTGTTCTTtgacttcaaaaaataaaaaataaaaaatgagtattgatttttttttttttttatatcttttatcaATTTCATATTGTATATAAAGTTCTGCTATAATGGCAGACGTCTAACCACCTATTAGCACTTCTTTGCACCTGCATGCCCTAAAAGGCGATCAACTTCCATGATATAGGCGTCAAGGTCCACCATATGTTATTTGGATAATACATCTCATGAATTGTAATTGGAtgacaaatatatatgattttactaTATGCatattctttgaaatatttacatacatattttttaaaaaaaatatgtaatgtTTTCACatacttatttttaaaaaaatacgtgtataaattattaaatgcaCACATTATGAAATAGAATAGATATTTATTGTAATACACACAtacacgcatatatatatatatatatatatgattttaccaTAGAGGATTCGCATGCATACCATAAGACATTAGCCAATCTCTCACTAACAAGAATCGGACTATTTCacataaattacatataattattgaTCCACAAGCACAataatatgggtatgcaagaccATTATAATAGTACAGtacatattatatacatactacattctaattgaaaatttttattctatatttatattatggatTTAAGTTCAATTTATGTCATCAAAGAtaatatatctaataaattacatgtaatcagACGTTTAGTagaatattattgtatatatatttatacaaattctTCAACTACATACACCAACTAATTAAACCGTCAAATACCCTAGTAGTGCAGTACGCCAACCTCTACGTGCTTCGAATCAATTCTTTTGCCAGTGTAAGACTTTTGATATCTACTACTAGAACTTTTATCTCCTACCTATCATTAGACCATTTATATTGCCTATCATCGAACCATTTATTATGGATGCTAACATATACATGCAGGGCGCTAACCTGCATACAGTGACACAAGCATAAGCTGACCAACCACAGGCAGAAGATGATTTTTCTCTATCGTAGTTTTAAACAAGAGACGTACAAGTAATTACAATACcattcctcttcctcttccagGATTGGTTCAGTTTGCTACCATTGATTCTATTTTACCCCTTTCAAATTGCcgtatatatcaatatattctTCAAGatgattgaaaaaatattgtatatttgcacatattagaaaatatttattgattttactTAAATATCTAGGGCTgatatggtaataatttaaaaataaagaaatctctaatttttataatattttatcaaaccaaaaaaaataaaatctcttaTATTAAGGGTTCATATGCTTCTCTTCTTACTTATTTAATAGTACTGTACAGTGACAAAAAATTTGGTGAAAACATAAAAGCAAAATGAGATAAGGAAAACAAGTAGGACTATTGCATATTTTTGTGGTTTTGAAGAATTTATACTGAAATAACGAAATATGTAAACATCATCTCGATCATGTTATGCCATATGCGTTTAACCACTTACTATTAAAATTTGCAGCTGATGGAAAAGAGACCATCAAAATCTATAAACCACCCATGATCAAACCCAAAGGCGCACCCTTTGGGATAAATTTAAATCCAACTTTGCAAGGCAAAAGGTTTCAAACCACAAGGCTTTCCCATATTCGATAATGCTCAAGTCTCGGAGCCTAAATTTTTAGTcgtcataattataaaaaacaatTGGAGTgtcttttatatgaaataatttgtGCATGTTCTCTTATCCCCCATCACAGCCAAGAAAAATTGAGTTGGTCCAATCAAACAAACACATGATAGAAGAAAATATGCAAGAAAGACAGATCATACTAAAAAGCCAATGCTAGCTCATCTCTTTTACAgagattcaaaaaataattgaatcAACATCAACGGGCACTGAAAGGTTACAAATAGTCATATTGATTATGGGGTTAGAGTTGTTTTTGAATCAAGTGGTAGACTCTTCAAACAGAGGTCAGAGTGCGTTTGTCCATTAGCCTTTTTCttgggggttttttttttttttttttttcagtaaagGAAGTAGAATTAGCTTTTCTAGTTAAATGCCTCCACTTAGCCATGAAGAATTTGAATTTACAAGAAAGGGCAGGACCTGAGCCGGGGGCAGACATAGACACAGAGACTCCAAAGTCAAAACCATCTGGTGTTGTTGCATAGAAGAGAGGTTTACAACTTACAAAATGCATAAACTCCCTCTTTCTTTAGCAACCAACGGAAATTCTTGTAAGCCAGGAAATAATTTCAAGTTCCATTCTCATGAAACTTCCTGAAGAGCCAGATTTAACTCTTGTGCAGACTTTGCAATTGATCCCCCCCTTCTatgaataaaatagaaaacaaagaagaaatcaGCATCAACCAGAAGGAACGAAATTGCAAAACAAGGGAGACTGTAAAACTAAAAAGGAAACCTGGTAAGGTTAGGCAGGCATCGTTTCACTTTTTCAAGCTCCATAAAGCAAACGTTGCAACGCTCCAGTCTATGAAATCCATTGGAAGAAAAACAGCAAGGAATTCGGTTTTTGTTAATGACTATTGTCaaaaaagtggaagaaaaaaaatgtaaatgacATCAAGAAAAAGCACACCTCTGCTCTGCTTCAATATCCACACCAACAGATGATGATGCTGATATTGTTGAATAGATCATGGAACCAAATATTCTAACGAGCTTGAGCAAAATTTCCAGAGCAATGTCTAAATGCCTATATATATGGTCAGGCTGTTAAAAACTGATCACTCAATGAGAGACTTGCAGATGTAACTATGATCAGCCATTATTTCATTTCCATTATTACAAACTACTGAGGCATAAATTCATCTGATTGTGAAAAGCTGACAATGGCTCATTCCAACAAGCCTGTGAACCTCTCATGGTAAGAACAAGAGAAAATTACAAGCAGCTTAGATTTACTGGATGTCCAAAAATTATTTGCacagaaaaaacaaatttgacCCAAAATCAAAAGAGCTACAGGGTTGTACCTCAGTATGACTTGCAATACTGTATTgttatttctcaaaaaaaacaaaaaaaaaacaaaaaaagttggaTATAGATGCTATTCTTACGCTAACATAAGTTTTAAAAGAAACAGGCCCAACTATGTATGGTAAGTTAAACAAGACCAGTAAAATAACTGTGGCTTGACAAAGAGATTCATTTTCCTAAATAATTAAAGCTGATTGGATGAAAAGAGAAATAACAATTTACATAAACTTAAGACATTGCAGATCACATATCAAAAATACATCAAACAGCAAGAAAACGATGGTAAATCTTTACCTATCCATGTTACTTTCTAGAAGGCCTGTGAGCACTGGCAGAAGAGAAGTGCATATGTCCAGCGTGACAATGTCAATTTTTTCCGTCATAATACTAACTACATCAGCAACGACCTAGAAGTAACAATATCAACATTAAATAACAGCTCCACAAAGAACTAAACTAAAAAGGGATTTGGTCCACAATCAAGaattttcaaaaaggaaaagtcaaaggaaaaaaggaacttTTACAATCCAAAACTATACTTACAGCATGATCACCCATCTTTTCCATCGCAACAATGACCCCTTTAACATCATTCCTTTCCCAATATCTATAAATTATCTGCAAAGAATCATGAAAATGTTCAGCTATTACATCCCCTGATAATAACATTATAGTATTAGACTGTCAACCTGACAGTCTAATCAAAGAACAGAATATAATACGAAGGAAATTCTATAAAGGATGAGAAGATACAATGATTAAACAGTGGCTCACATGAGTCTCTTAATTGTAGCTAAAACTTCAATAAAAATCACCTGCAACTTGGCTGATCGAGACTGCAAAGAGCTGATAAATTGGTTATGTTGTTCCATGACATCTGCCATAGCATCCTCATCACTGGCAGATACAGTTTCCTTTTCAGTTGACAGAGGATATCCTCTCTGCTTATACTTCTAATAGCACAGGAAAATGCAAAtgcaagaaaaatattatataaaatgtcccaacaaataatactaaataaataaacaaaaaatcaaactatAAGTGTCATGAATATAGCAAACTATACTCCTTTTTTACAATTTGTCATAAAATCATTGTTTATACTATCATGGCAGTAAGTGTTGATTTGGACGATCTTTATACTAACTGATCAGAAACTCTACTAGAACAATATGCTTTCTTGAATGTGGAAAATTCATTGCTTTTTTAGGATCTGAAAAACTTAATGTTGGACATAGAGATCCCAAAATTTAAGCTTCTACTGAAAGCCACTAAATGGATTTATGTTGCacctttatttcttttaaagaaaattttcagtTCTACGATATTATCCTTATAAGTTTTGAAACAAATCCAAAAGTGCATAGAAATAACGTGTTTTCGACTGCTAACCTAACCATCAACAGCcatttaatgaaaattattagGAAACAATCTATTGCTAGAACACTCACAAAACTCTACCTTTAATAGTTATAACAAATGGAGGCTAATTTCATGTGCTATAATATCATACCATGAGAAAGCAAAGAGTTTGAAAAATAAGCACTAAATTTGCAATTGGGTTTAAACAATGTTGAGTCATTCATTCTTCACAAAATGATTGATAGTCATGTGCCCACCAAAACCATAGATGGTCTCTGACATAAAATGTGATACTTGCCCAATTATAAAGGACTAAAAGATATAAGACAAGGGCAGAAGAAAATTGACGAGGGGTCATGCTACATTCAGAGGAAGCACATTTATCATACCATGAGAAAGGGAACAGTTTGGAAATAAGTACTAAATTTGCAATTGTGTTTaaacaattttgaattttattcttgaaaaaTTGACTAACAGTCTTGAGTCCACCAAAAGGTCTCCAACATAAAATGTGATACTTGCCCAATtgtagagaaataaaaaaaatgagagaatgGCAGAAGATAGTTGAAGAGGGGTCGTACTGCATTCGGAGGAAGCACATTTGTTGCAGATACTGTTGCATCGGAAACACTGGACGTAGGTCCCTCAAAATTAGaatatctttctcttttctcccaATTCACAGCAATTGTGCGCGTCCTTCCTAAGTTTTTCATAACCCAAAAATTCTATAATTTATACTTCTGTAAATTACTCaggcatcaattttttttttaaaaggaaaaaaaaaaaaaaaaaaaggctatgcCTATACctcctctttgagcttcaataGGGTATGCATCTCTATTCACCTTGTGCCCCCGAGTTTCAtctgatacaaaaacttgattTTAAGCCTTCACAATGCAATAGTCAGTCTTAAAGTATATTTATGTGTTCATACACAAATATCCAAGCACATGCACACTAGAAGGCATTCATCCATACAGAAAttacaagtaaataaataatttaaagttgGGGCAGCAGAGCAGAACAGCAAAAGGCACCAGATAATATCAATACTAATGCAAAAAGATGTATGTGTTCC contains the following coding sequences:
- the LOC107421976 gene encoding alpha-galactosidase 1 isoform X1, with amino-acid sequence MKRWCGYWSGQIMMVIFLCLVIFDGVSASTGRILMNDVDIQSHRRNLLANGIGITPPMGWNSWNHFSCNIDEQMIKETADAMVSTGLSKLGYTYVNIDDCWAEIHRDTEGNLIPRRSTFPSGMKALADYVHSKGLKLGIYSDAGYYTCSTTMPGSLGHEIQDAKTFAEWGIDYLKYDNCHNDGTRPTVRYPAMTRAIMRTGRPIFLSLCEWGDMHPAKWGAKLGNSWRTTRDISDTWETMLSRADMNEMYADYARPGGWNDPDMLEVGNGGMSKNEYIVHFSLWAISKAPLLIGCDVRNMSQDTMDIIFNKEVIAINQDSLGVQAKKVRAEGDIEIWAGPLSGYRVAVVLLNRGDWHRSVTAEWEDIGIPSETHVEVRDVWEHKTLKKEFLGNLTATLYQRSCKMYVFKPKPISNEV
- the LOC107421979 gene encoding uncharacterized protein LOC107421979 isoform X2; this encodes MRFSPWDIPLLSNSYTYSNFQCFLQSVTPTIHVPSKTSSTEVLNDDDDDDEDQRVGVADQDFSLNELWKLYVEWSLFGVGVPILLNNGDSVLQYYSPSLSALQFYTKKPFICSTSRVLAKQESSESWSTDDSESSSDDQISVSLSNYSSRNSDITSTSDDFIHDRLHDHEHEHDHHDHHNHDRNTVDHFGHLYCQYNETSSPHDRLPLTEKINELAENYPGLLKFQSRDLSPYSWMAIAWYPIYQIPLTKNVKGLSACFLTYHTFSSLQGPSSMAKEDEKYFKCTSLMELCDEGEKFTMKEEEGSGTSFSPFGVATYKMFGELWINSNISDEERVGSYLNAANSWLKQHKFQHHDFNFFMSRRYF
- the LOC107421979 gene encoding uncharacterized protein LOC107421979 isoform X1; protein product: MRFSPWDIPLLSNSYTYSNFQCFLQSVTPTIHVPSKTSSTEVLNDDDDDDEDQRVGVADQDFSLNELWKLYVEWSLFGVGVPILLNNGDSVLQYYSPSLSALQFYTKKPFICSTSRRVLAKQESSESWSTDDSESSSDDQISVSLSNYSSRNSDITSTSDDFIHDRLHDHEHEHDHHDHHNHDRNTVDHFGHLYCQYNETSSPHDRLPLTEKINELAENYPGLLKFQSRDLSPYSWMAIAWYPIYQIPLTKNVKGLSACFLTYHTFSSLQGPSSMAKEDEKYFKCTSLMELCDEGEKFTMKEEEGSGTSFSPFGVATYKMFGELWINSNISDEERVGSYLNAANSWLKQHKFQHHDFNFFMSRRYF